DNA from Eubalaena glacialis isolate mEubGla1 chromosome 2, mEubGla1.1.hap2.+ XY, whole genome shotgun sequence:
CTACCCAAGATGATGACAACTACAAGAGCTCTGATTTTTACTGGGGAAGGCGGTGGTTATCACTCCCACCTCAGCACCCCGCTGGCAGATGGGGCCAGGTAAATGCAGCTCAGACACTAATTGCCCTCTCCTCAGCTTCAGCCTGGCTCAGGAAATAGCTGGGCTCTTCAGGACCCACCCATTCATCCAGACCCTCATTCAGAATGGGCAACAGGATGCGGGACTGCCATGATGGAGTGGTGGACCTCAGCTGGCCCATGTCCATGGGGACATCTCTTTCCTTCTAGCCAACAAGGCTCAGTCCCACTATGAGCAGCCACAGACAGGCCTACGAACTTCTCTGCTcctgtgactttttaaaacaggCATTTTGTAGCAGGTCTCCTGAGCAACTGTCCTCGCtaaagtgcccagcacagagcctcaCACACAGCAAGCACTCAGCAGCAGTTTCTGTTAAAACTGGAAGCCTCACCATTCATTAGGAGGTTGCTGAGGGAAAGGAAGGGCGATGTGGACAGAAGGAGGAAAGTTGGAAACCACTTAAACAGAACTTTGGGATTGCCTCTGGATTTCAGTTATCCAGGCCCTCACCATGCCCGACCCCCAAACCAGCCAAAGAAGTTGGTTCTTGATGCTACcattttagttatattttctttAGTGCCCTAACTCAGTTTTATCCCAAAGGATCACTTGATTAAGTCACGTGCTATAGAGATAAAGGCTCTTAGAGGCTGCTGGAGGCTTGGTTCCagccagcaggcttcctgggccctTCTAAGGCACCTCTATCCCCCAGTGGTCCGAGGGCATGCAAGGGGTACCCACTCACCCCGGCCTGGAAGGCAAGAGGGCAGGAAGGCAGCCCCAACCTCAGCTCCAAACAGTCAAACAAGCCCCAACCCACAGCAGCCATCAAACAGCAGTAGGTCAAAGGCAGGGTAGCGGAGGGTTTCTAGGGCAGAGTATGTGTCTCTCTGGAGTCTACTTAGCCCTCCATGTGTGCCActgtgggggcaggaggaggtaCAGACACCGAGGTCCCCATCTCAGGCACAGAAAAGCTGATGAGGACGACACCAGGaagcaaggggcctgggttccaggTCAGGTTCCAACCCTGCTGGCTATGTGCCTGTCACTTGTATAAAGTGCATGTCAGCTTAGGGTTggggattttatttttcccaaaatgAGACAGTCTATTTCAGTAAACGTTAGAAAAGCTCACTGGTATGAATACATATCTAGCTTTAACTTCCATTTTATTTGACACTTATTATGTGAGAGGTGGTAGGGTAGGCATTTtgcacacattatctcatttaatcctctcaacaacttcACGAGGAAAGTGAGGGTCAGAAAGGCTGAGCCCTGAGCCCCAGTCCCACTGCTAGTATGCGGccgagctgggatttgaactaggGACTGTCTGGCTTCCGAACCCTTTGCCCTTACCCGCCATACGATATGGGAACTAAGGAGTGTCGGTCAATTGCCAGCCTAGACCCTTCCCCGGCCCCGGATCTCTAAGACCACAGAGAGGCTCTAAAGGAAGGACAGAGTCTCCCAAAGAGTCACTTTTCTTTATTCTCAGTACCCCCGATCTCACAGCACGGTCTGTGGGAAATCTCAGGGTCTTGCCAACTCGCAGTCTTCCTTGCACCCCACCAAGAAGCTGAAGCTCCAAAGGTCTGGGGATCTCCAGCTGTGGCTCTTTCTAAAAGCAGTTCCTGGGCACAACGTTGGATCAAGGTTTCTCAGTCATTCCTAAGTCCCCTTCCCAGAGCACAGGAACAATACAGCAGCTTGCTCCCCTGGCTTGCTGTGCCCATCccagggaaaggtggggaggaacTCCAGAAAGCGGGTGTCTCTTGGTTGAAAGAAGTTGGGACCTGGGCCTTTGGTCTAGTTTAACCTGGGGCAGGTCAGGCTCCTGGGGAGGCTCCCGAGCAGGCCCAGGCCAGACCACTACTCAGCAAATGCGGAAGTCTTCACCATATTTTGCCAAAGTCCACCTTCTTCACCGACTTGGCCTGAAAACACCTGAGTTCAGAGGGACATGCGTGACAGAAATCCCCAGGTTCAATTCTGCTGGAAGCCACCGTGCTGGGAGAGGACTTCTTTCACTTTGTCCACAATGGTGCCCACCTCAGCCATGGCCCCCAGACCTAGGGAGCAGAGTTCGGCTATGACCCTGCAGACTGAGGCAGGGGACCATCCCCCACCCACCCTCACCCACTGCTCCCCGAGTGTCCCATCCAGAGCCCAGTGCCTGAGAAGGCCAGGACCAGGCCGGAGCCAGACCCAGCAAGTCCCTTCTGAGACACCCCCAGGACAGGCCCCAGGAATAGTTACAGCAGCCATCTTGAACTGTATGGGCTGCATGCCAGGGAGGATACCAGGCAGTTTACCTAACAACTCTGAGAGACAGGAATTACCATTTCCATTTcccagatgagaaagctgagctgGAGGTCACAGCAGGCTAGGATCTGAAGCTGAGCCCTGCCACGGCTCCAGGCTGCGGGAATGAGCTGTGAGCCTGGCCAGACACCCACCTTGGTCTCCACAGACCAGCTTCTTGGCCACACAGGGGATCTCGACATAGCCGAAGGCCTTGAGCTGGCCCACCTGCTGCTCGGTGATGGGGTGCTCCCACATGGCGGTGTTCATCGCCGGGCAGAAGAGCAGGGGCTTGCTGCGGTCCCAGGCCCGGATGACACAGGTCTGTGAAAAAGGTGGGGGGTGCCTGCTGCTCTGCCTGCCACCCCTCCCCGGCCTTCCCAAATCCTACCCACCGCTTCTGGGCCACAGCCAGCTGAAGACTTGGGATGACTGGGAGCCACTGTCTGAAGGGAGCTGTCTCATATACTTTGGGGGTAGGGCTGTGTCTCCTGGTCCCTCTCACCTCCCCATAGGCTCTGTCACAGGGCCCTACACACAGGAGATGCTCTACCAATGCTAGCAATGGCCTAGCCACCTCCAAGCAGACCTCCCTTTCTGTGCAGAAAGGGCTCCTTCTGCCCAAGCCTCTGTCTTCCTCACAGTCAGCCACACCTCACAGACTGAAGCAACCCTGGGAAGCAGGGGGCAGGCCTGCGGTTCCCACAAAGCTAAGGACCAGACTGCCCAGCAGGTGGGCTCATCTATCCTGACACCAGCTCTACTTGAGGCCAACTAAAGCTTGGCCATGAAAACAACATCTTCCACATGACAAAACCCTCTCCCATGTGTTGTCTCATGAACCCTCACTGCGACCCTATAAAGAAGTTGCTGTCCCATTTCACGGAGGGGAAGGTGTACTTCCCAGAGATGAGCCATTACCCAAGGACACAGCAGACGATGATCCAGGGCAAGGCTTTGCACACCGCCCATGCCATCCTCCACTGCATCATGCAACCTCACTACCTCCCGCTGTCCAGGCCATCCCACCAAGTCACATACCAGAGCAGCTATGAAAAGGACAGACCAGCTCACAGAGTCTTTAGCGCTGTGAGCTTTGCAATCACatggacctgggttcaagtcttgCTGTGCTATCTGCTGTTACTAGCCATGAGAACTTGAACAAGTTCTTTCATGCCGGGAGTATCAGCTTCCTCTCTGCAAAAGCCCTCTCACTGGGTGGTCGTGAGGGCAGAGGGTGAGAATACTTGTAAAGCTCTTTGCACAAGGCCTGGCACAAAGTACAGGCTCCAGAAATAGTAGCTCCTGTTATTATTACAGGCATAGGCTCCCTGGGCCAGGGGCTGCCTCGGAGAGAAATAAGCTCTGGGGCCCGCAGGAGTGTGCTCCCCTGGGCTCTGACTGCTTCAGGCGCCTCCGCCTGGGCTGTGGGCCCCTCAGGGAGCCAGCGGCTGGCACACCCCTTCCCTGAAGTGGAGCCTGTCTGCAAAAAGAGGGGGAGTCCAGAGAACAATGCC
Protein-coding regions in this window:
- the PPCDC gene encoding phosphopantothenoylcysteine decarboxylase isoform X4 produces the protein MEPSSGRLPGLEATRPHMEPRATCSAAAPLVERQFRVLVGVTGSVAALKLPLLVSRLLDIPGTCVIRAWDRSKPLLFCPAMNTAMWEHPITEQQVGQLKAFGYVEIPCVAKKLVCGDQGLGAMAEVGTIVDKVKEVLSQHGGFQQN
- the PPCDC gene encoding phosphopantothenoylcysteine decarboxylase isoform X5; this translates as MWKCRSDPVLHIDLRRWADLMLVAPLDANTLGKVASGICDNLLTCVIRAWDRSKPLLFCPAMNTAMWEHPITEQQVGQLKAFGYVEIPCVAKKLVCGDQGLGAMAEVGTIVDKVKEVLSQHGGFQQN